A part of Deltaproteobacteria bacterium genomic DNA contains:
- a CDS encoding acyltransferase, with amino-acid sequence MKRDIAIDYLRSGITVSVVAHHAALAYNTFSYFDAKRYIRSTAPVVDTVRWMPLDLLVGWNDMFFMCLMFLVSGLFVVPSIERKGVLHFLSDRSKRLGIPFVVCVVLLSPLAYYPAWLSSEAAGQGNFLYRFFTVDGWSSGPSWFIWVLLAFCFLVAVPHLFIRDFRKRVSWSVNSPANLVIMLLAVSLLATVPVRLFVAPTSCLNPWGPLQVQTWRLLLYFAWFLVGVVIGGAKIQHSLSRENLQPWPFWVALGALSYLVHGAMEARLFCFAGMQVRLINVLQATVYSCCCTFTSLGALGMARFFFNTARPLADSLTDNAYGIYIFHYAFVIWMQYLLLAHQIPAALKFLASSTFALSAIWLLTSLLHKTPAKKFL; translated from the coding sequence TTGAAGAGGGATATTGCCATCGACTACCTGCGGAGCGGCATAACAGTTTCTGTCGTTGCGCATCACGCTGCCCTTGCCTACAATACTTTCAGCTATTTCGACGCGAAGCGTTACATCAGATCCACTGCACCGGTTGTTGACACGGTCCGCTGGATGCCGCTTGACCTGTTGGTGGGCTGGAACGACATGTTTTTCATGTGCCTCATGTTTCTTGTCTCCGGGCTGTTCGTTGTGCCATCCATTGAGCGCAAGGGTGTTTTGCACTTCCTGTCGGACAGGTCAAAGCGACTCGGCATCCCCTTTGTAGTCTGTGTAGTATTGCTCAGCCCTCTGGCATACTACCCCGCGTGGCTGTCAAGCGAAGCTGCCGGCCAGGGCAACTTCCTCTACCGGTTTTTTACCGTTGATGGCTGGTCGAGTGGGCCGTCCTGGTTTATATGGGTTCTGCTCGCCTTCTGCTTTCTGGTTGCCGTGCCCCATCTTTTCATTCGGGATTTTAGGAAGAGAGTGTCATGGTCTGTCAACTCTCCAGCAAACCTGGTCATTATGCTGCTTGCAGTGAGTCTGCTTGCGACCGTGCCCGTGCGTCTGTTTGTCGCTCCCACCAGTTGCTTAAATCCATGGGGACCGTTGCAGGTTCAGACGTGGCGGCTCCTGCTGTATTTTGCATGGTTCCTGGTGGGTGTTGTCATAGGGGGTGCGAAGATACAACACTCTCTTTCACGTGAAAACCTGCAACCATGGCCTTTCTGGGTTGCTTTGGGGGCGTTAAGCTATCTGGTTCACGGTGCCATGGAAGCAAGGCTATTTTGCTTTGCGGGCATGCAGGTCCGGTTGATCAATGTCCTGCAGGCAACAGTCTATTCATGCTGTTGCACATTCACGAGCCTTGGCGCTCTGGGAATGGCTCGTTTTTTTTTCAACACGGCCAGGCCGCTTGCGGATAGCCTGACGGACAACGCATATGGCATCTATATCTTCCATTATGCATTCGTCATTTGGATGCAATACTTGCTTCTCGCACATCAGATTCCGGCAGCCCTGAAGTTTCTCGCAAGCTCTACGTTTGCCCTGTCGGCAATCTGGCTGCTGACATCCCTGTTGCACAAAACGCCGGCAAAGAAATTTCTCTAA